The Marinobacter halotolerans genome includes a window with the following:
- a CDS encoding energy transducer TonB, giving the protein MAVQVSDFDRFSFTLFIALALHAIIVLGITFAPEPPRSSAQTMEITLSQFDDEQDPEKADFLAETSQKGSGTKEEPVEMTSPQPSETSENRIQPVQPVPPSRTEPVARQEQAVVQTETETKRSAPKPETAEPEPETPLPVREKKSLMERSLEIASLEARFDQQRQAYARKPRVMRVTSASTLKSTNAAYVRSWVNKVVRVGNINYPSEARRENLYGNARILVSLREDGTVKELAILESSGSTILDDAAIRIVRMAAPFAPFPDSLKENVDELEIIRTWVFGKQGLTSG; this is encoded by the coding sequence ATGGCAGTTCAGGTCAGCGACTTCGATCGGTTTTCGTTCACGCTTTTCATTGCGTTGGCGCTTCATGCCATCATCGTGCTGGGGATTACCTTTGCGCCCGAGCCGCCCAGGTCGTCTGCCCAGACCATGGAAATTACCCTGTCCCAGTTCGATGACGAGCAGGATCCGGAAAAAGCGGACTTTCTGGCTGAGACCAGCCAGAAAGGCAGTGGTACCAAGGAAGAGCCGGTGGAGATGACCTCGCCTCAGCCTTCCGAGACAAGCGAGAACAGAATACAACCGGTTCAGCCGGTACCGCCCTCCCGGACCGAGCCGGTTGCACGCCAGGAACAGGCGGTGGTTCAGACCGAAACGGAAACCAAGCGCAGTGCTCCGAAGCCCGAAACCGCCGAGCCGGAACCCGAGACGCCCCTGCCGGTGCGAGAGAAAAAGAGCCTGATGGAGCGCAGCCTGGAAATTGCCAGTCTGGAGGCCCGGTTCGACCAGCAGCGTCAGGCCTATGCCCGCAAGCCCAGAGTGATGCGTGTGACGTCGGCTTCTACCCTGAAGTCCACCAATGCGGCTTATGTTCGCAGCTGGGTTAACAAGGTCGTCCGGGTTGGTAACATCAATTACCCTTCGGAGGCGCGGCGTGAGAATCTTTATGGCAATGCCAGGATTCTGGTGTCGCTGCGCGAGGATGGCACGGTAAAGGAACTGGCGATTCTGGAGTCCTCCGGCAGCACCATATTGGATGACGCGGCCATCCGGATTGTCAGGATGGCGGCACCGTTTGCACCTTTTCCTGATTCCCTAAAGGAGAATGTCGATGAGCTGGAAATTATCCGTACCTGGGTATTCGGTAAACAGGGGCTGACTTCCGGATGA
- a CDS encoding YqgE/AlgH family protein, with the protein MSASKESPNSLRNHFLVASPYLQDPRFHGAVIYICEHSDEGALGLMVNQPLDIHLGEILEQLDMEGGELDLPVFSGGPVEQERGFVLHTPERSWQNTAEVTPDIWLTTSRDVLSDIGYGIGPEQYLVCLGYSGWSEGQLEEELSSNGWINCPASASLLFDTPADERYRAVLKAIGIDLNQLSESIGHA; encoded by the coding sequence ATGAGCGCTTCCAAGGAATCCCCCAACAGTCTGCGCAACCATTTTCTGGTGGCCTCTCCCTATCTTCAGGATCCCCGGTTTCATGGCGCGGTGATCTATATCTGCGAGCATTCCGATGAGGGCGCCCTGGGCCTGATGGTGAACCAGCCTCTGGATATCCATCTGGGCGAGATTCTCGAGCAGCTCGATATGGAAGGGGGGGAACTGGATCTGCCGGTATTCAGCGGTGGGCCCGTGGAGCAGGAACGGGGCTTTGTGCTGCATACGCCGGAGCGGAGCTGGCAGAACACGGCGGAAGTGACTCCGGATATCTGGCTGACTACCTCCCGGGATGTGCTGTCTGATATCGGCTATGGCATCGGGCCCGAGCAGTATCTGGTTTGCCTGGGCTATTCCGGCTGGAGTGAAGGTCAACTGGAGGAAGAGTTGTCCAGCAATGGCTGGATCAACTGCCCTGCCTCCGCAAGCCTGCTTTTCGATACTCCGGCAGATGAGCGATATCGGGCGGTGCTCAAGGCAATCGGCATCGACCTCAATCAGCTCAGTGAGTCCATCGGCCATGCCTGA
- a CDS encoding aspartate carbamoyltransferase catalytic subunit codes for MTAQDSPTRSLQLTEEGQLRHFLTLDGLNRALLTDILDTADSFIEVGERSIKKVPLLRGRTVVNLFFESSTRTRSTFELAAKRLSADVLNLDINTSATSKGESLSDTLLNLEAMASDMFVVRHSQSGAPHFIAESVTPGVAIINAGDGRHAHPTQAMLDMLTIRQHKGRFEGLKVAIVGDVLHSRVARSQIRALQELGVAQVRVIAPATLLPRDVEALGCRVEYDMARGMKDLDVVIMLRLQKERMEGALLPSEREFYRLYGLNQEKLGLADPECIVMHPGPINRGVEIESAVADGPQSVILDQVTNGIAIRMAVMSMAMGGQMADRNRQSAERNAL; via the coding sequence ATGACGGCACAGGATTCTCCGACCAGATCACTGCAACTGACCGAAGAAGGGCAGCTGCGCCATTTTCTGACCCTGGACGGTCTTAATCGGGCGCTGCTGACGGACATTCTCGACACAGCGGATTCCTTCATTGAAGTTGGCGAGCGCAGCATCAAAAAAGTGCCACTGCTGCGCGGCCGCACCGTGGTCAATCTGTTTTTTGAATCCAGCACCCGTACCCGCAGCACCTTTGAGCTGGCCGCTAAGCGCCTGTCGGCGGATGTGCTCAATCTGGACATCAACACCTCCGCCACCTCCAAGGGCGAGTCCCTGTCGGACACGCTGCTGAATCTGGAAGCCATGGCCAGCGACATGTTCGTGGTACGCCATTCCCAGAGTGGCGCGCCCCATTTTATTGCCGAAAGCGTGACCCCGGGTGTGGCCATCATTAACGCCGGGGACGGGCGCCATGCCCATCCGACCCAGGCGATGCTGGACATGCTCACCATCCGCCAGCACAAGGGGCGTTTTGAAGGCCTTAAAGTCGCGATCGTTGGCGATGTGCTTCATTCCAGAGTGGCACGCTCCCAGATCCGGGCGTTGCAGGAGCTGGGTGTTGCCCAAGTTCGGGTTATCGCCCCTGCCACGCTCCTGCCACGGGACGTTGAAGCGCTCGGGTGCAGAGTGGAATACGATATGGCCCGGGGGATGAAGGACCTGGACGTGGTGATCATGCTGCGCCTGCAGAAAGAACGGATGGAAGGCGCCCTGCTGCCCAGCGAGCGAGAATTTTACCGGCTTTATGGCCTCAACCAGGAAAAGCTGGGGCTGGCCGACCCGGAATGCATCGTCATGCACCCCGGACCCATTAACCGGGGGGTGGAAATTGAGTCCGCGGTGGCGGACGGCCCCCAGTCCGTCATTCTCGACCAGGTGACCAACGGCATCGCCATCCGCATGGCAGTGATGTCCATGGCCATGGGCGGACAGATGGCCGATCGAAACCGACAGTCAGCAGAAAGGAACGCCCTGTGA
- the gshB gene encoding glutathione synthase, translating to MTVRLGIVMDPIEKIHYKKDSSLSMLVAAAKRGWSIEYMELSDLYLDGGTAMARTRDIVVRMDPDDWFTFGESRDRALGDLDVILMRQDPPVDREFLMATYILESAEQQGALVVNPASTLRDCNEKLFATQFEDLTPPLIVTRSSERLRAFYARHKDVIMKPVDGMGGSSIFRIKENDANLGVIIETLTNNGAHQAMAQKYVPEIKQGDKRILLIDGEPVPYALARIPSDGENRGNLAAGGRGEGRELTARDREICDRVAPVLKKKGLIFVGIDVIGDFLTEINVTSPTCIRELDAAFGIDISGLLMDAIERRLLQRG from the coding sequence ATGACAGTCCGGCTTGGCATCGTGATGGATCCCATCGAGAAAATTCACTACAAGAAAGACAGCTCTCTGTCGATGCTTGTTGCGGCCGCCAAGCGAGGCTGGTCCATCGAGTATATGGAGCTTTCCGATCTTTACCTTGATGGCGGTACAGCCATGGCCCGCACCAGAGACATTGTGGTGCGGATGGATCCGGATGACTGGTTCACCTTCGGTGAATCCAGGGATCGTGCATTGGGTGATCTGGATGTAATTCTGATGCGCCAGGATCCGCCGGTGGACCGAGAGTTTCTGATGGCCACCTACATACTGGAATCGGCCGAGCAACAGGGGGCTCTGGTGGTGAACCCGGCGTCCACCCTGCGGGACTGTAATGAAAAACTGTTCGCCACCCAGTTTGAGGATTTGACCCCGCCACTGATTGTGACCCGGTCATCCGAGCGGCTGCGTGCATTCTATGCCCGTCATAAAGATGTGATTATGAAGCCCGTTGATGGCATGGGTGGCAGCTCTATATTCCGGATAAAAGAAAACGATGCCAACCTCGGTGTGATTATCGAAACCCTGACCAACAACGGTGCCCATCAGGCGATGGCGCAGAAATACGTGCCGGAAATAAAGCAGGGGGACAAGCGGATCCTGTTAATTGACGGCGAGCCTGTACCCTATGCCCTTGCGCGGATTCCTTCAGACGGTGAGAATCGCGGTAATCTCGCCGCTGGCGGTCGTGGTGAAGGCAGGGAACTGACGGCCAGGGACCGGGAGATTTGTGACCGCGTGGCCCCGGTGTTAAAAAAGAAAGGGCTGATTTTTGTAGGCATTGATGTGATTGGCGACTTCCTGACGGAAATCAACGTCACCAGTCCAACCTGCATCCGGGAACTCGATGCCGCTTTCGGGATCGATATATCAGGCCTGCTGATGGATGCCATCGAGAGGCGTCTTCTGCAACGAGGGTAA
- the pilG gene encoding twitching motility response regulator PilG: MDDNFENLKIMVIDDSKTIRRTAETLLKKVGCEVITATDGFDALAKIADSQPNIIFVDIMMPRLDGYQTCALIKNNSSFKKTPVIMLSSKDGLFDKAKGRIVGSDQYLTKPFSKDELLNTIRQYVPAAEQ; the protein is encoded by the coding sequence ATGGATGACAACTTCGAAAATCTGAAGATCATGGTGATCGACGACAGTAAAACCATCCGTCGCACCGCAGAAACCCTGTTGAAAAAAGTGGGTTGTGAAGTCATTACCGCAACCGACGGCTTTGACGCTCTGGCAAAGATTGCCGATTCCCAGCCCAACATCATCTTTGTTGACATCATGATGCCCCGGCTGGACGGCTATCAGACCTGCGCGCTGATCAAGAACAACTCTTCCTTCAAGAAAACACCGGTCATCATGCTGTCCAGTAAGGATGGCCTGTTCGACAAGGCCAAGGGGCGCATCGTCGGGTCTGACCAGTACCTGACCAAGCCGTTTAGCAAGGATGAGCTTCTGAACACCATTC
- a CDS encoding dihydroorotase — MSVTSKQSSTDLALVGGRLATTDEAVTLVIRDGRIASVGRPEPDQQAKQTVDISGCLISPGFVDLCCNLREPGNGQKGNIASESRAAAHGGFTTLCASPETSPVNDSGAVTNLILDVSAKRSSVRILPIGAITRGLEGELLSDMAGLSGAGCIALGNGSRPVSNARVLRRCMAYAQTFGLTVMFSPENRALAADGYAHDGLVASRLGLLGIPEVAETAAVMEMLLLAEETGVRLHLSQLSCARSVDMLNDARQRGIAVTADVAMHQLLFTDLALAGFDSRYHVRPPLRGESDRLALIAGVRDGVIDAITSQHLPHDSAAKQAPLAATEPGLSTIETTLSMGLMLVERGELSRQQLCRALTEGPASVIGRHAVIEPGAPADLCVFDPGASWTPSARTLCSVGLHHPFPSGSAPAVSLPGVVRLTLCNGESVWSSETD, encoded by the coding sequence GTGAGTGTTACCAGCAAGCAGTCATCAACGGACCTGGCCCTGGTCGGCGGTCGTCTTGCAACCACCGATGAAGCGGTGACTCTGGTTATTCGGGACGGCCGGATTGCCAGCGTGGGCCGGCCGGAGCCAGACCAGCAGGCAAAGCAGACCGTCGATATCAGTGGATGCCTGATCAGCCCCGGGTTCGTGGATCTGTGCTGCAATCTGCGGGAGCCGGGAAACGGCCAGAAAGGCAACATAGCCTCTGAAAGCCGGGCAGCGGCCCACGGCGGTTTTACGACTCTCTGTGCCTCCCCCGAGACCTCCCCGGTCAACGATTCCGGTGCGGTCACCAACCTGATTCTTGATGTGTCGGCCAAGCGTTCCTCGGTAAGGATTCTGCCGATTGGCGCCATTACGCGTGGCCTGGAAGGTGAGCTGCTCAGCGATATGGCGGGTCTGTCCGGTGCTGGCTGTATTGCGCTGGGCAACGGTAGCCGGCCGGTCAGCAATGCCCGGGTACTTCGTCGCTGTATGGCCTATGCCCAGACCTTCGGCCTGACCGTTATGTTCAGCCCGGAGAACCGGGCGCTGGCGGCGGATGGCTACGCACACGACGGGCTGGTGGCCTCAAGGCTGGGATTGCTGGGTATTCCTGAGGTTGCCGAAACCGCGGCAGTGATGGAGATGCTGCTACTGGCAGAGGAAACCGGCGTACGCCTGCATCTGAGTCAGTTGTCCTGCGCCCGCAGCGTCGACATGCTCAACGATGCCCGCCAGCGCGGAATTGCCGTGACCGCCGACGTGGCAATGCATCAGCTTCTGTTCACCGACCTGGCACTGGCTGGATTCGACAGTCGGTATCATGTGCGCCCGCCATTGCGTGGCGAGAGTGACCGACTGGCCCTGATAGCCGGTGTGCGCGACGGTGTGATTGACGCTATCACCAGCCAGCATCTGCCCCATGATTCCGCTGCCAAACAGGCGCCTCTGGCGGCTACCGAACCCGGCCTCTCCACCATTGAGACAACCCTGTCCATGGGCCTGATGCTGGTGGAGCGCGGTGAGCTGTCCCGGCAACAGTTATGTCGGGCGCTGACCGAAGGACCGGCGTCGGTGATTGGGCGCCATGCGGTCATTGAGCCGGGGGCGCCGGCCGACCTCTGCGTATTTGACCCCGGCGCGTCCTGGACACCCTCGGCCCGTACCCTCTGCTCTGTCGGACTTCACCATCCGTTTCCTTCCGGATCTGCGCCGGCGGTTTCGCTGCCGGGCGTCGTTCGCCTGACGCTCTGCAACGGTGAATCCGTCTGGTCCTCTGAAACTGACTAG
- a CDS encoding putative solute-binding protein: MKPFNLPRKAIATAALCAGLVLSPFAQAESEFIERSFCVFDPVGANGPLFAIAKTFEPVALKHGIKFNLRAYTDEKVAAEDFKAGQCDGVLLTGTRAREFNKFTGSLEAIGAVPGEEEMRLLYNTLSQPKARSLMIDGAYEVAGVLPAGAIYLHTRDRGIDTVEKLQGKRIATLDYDAASVRMVRHVGASVVGANSANFAGKFNNGSVDLAYAPAVAYQPMELYKGVNPDGAVVKYALGYMNFQIVIHRERFPDEASSFIREQAMSKLDEAYQIIAKAESEIPSDVWLHLPQEKRAEYDKMLKQVRLSLTEDGIFDERAINLMKAIRCRVNGSRSECAS; encoded by the coding sequence TTGAAACCATTCAATCTACCGCGAAAAGCCATCGCGACCGCAGCGCTTTGCGCCGGCCTGGTGCTTTCCCCGTTCGCTCAAGCCGAGTCTGAGTTCATCGAACGCAGTTTCTGCGTATTTGACCCGGTTGGCGCCAATGGCCCGCTGTTTGCCATTGCCAAAACCTTCGAGCCCGTTGCCCTGAAACACGGCATCAAGTTCAACCTCCGTGCCTATACAGATGAAAAGGTGGCCGCCGAGGATTTCAAGGCCGGTCAGTGCGATGGTGTTCTGCTTACCGGCACCCGTGCCCGTGAATTCAACAAGTTCACCGGAAGCCTGGAAGCGATCGGAGCCGTGCCCGGTGAAGAGGAAATGCGTCTGCTCTACAACACGCTGAGCCAGCCCAAAGCCCGTTCCCTGATGATTGATGGTGCCTACGAAGTGGCGGGGGTTTTGCCGGCCGGAGCCATATACTTGCACACCCGCGACAGAGGCATCGATACGGTGGAGAAACTGCAGGGCAAACGGATTGCCACGCTGGATTACGATGCCGCGTCCGTGCGCATGGTTCGCCACGTGGGGGCGTCCGTCGTGGGGGCTAACTCCGCCAACTTTGCGGGCAAGTTCAATAACGGCAGTGTTGATCTTGCTTATGCTCCGGCTGTGGCCTATCAGCCTATGGAGCTTTACAAAGGGGTGAATCCGGACGGGGCGGTGGTGAAGTACGCGCTGGGTTACATGAATTTCCAGATCGTCATCCACCGGGAACGCTTTCCGGATGAGGCCAGCAGCTTCATCCGCGAGCAGGCGATGAGCAAGCTGGATGAGGCTTACCAGATCATCGCCAAGGCCGAGTCCGAAATTCCTTCCGATGTCTGGCTGCATCTGCCCCAGGAAAAACGTGCCGAATACGACAAGATGCTGAAACAGGTGCGGCTGTCACTGACTGAGGACGGCATTTTCGACGAGCGCGCTATCAATCTGATGAAGGCAATCCGTTGCCGCGTCAATGGCTCGCGCTCGGAGTGCGCGTCCTGA
- the ruvX gene encoding Holliday junction resolvase RuvX — translation MPEPGSRRVMAFDFGTRRIGVASGQEMLGAGQSVAMLSARDGVPDWDRIGTLLEEWQPDLVLVGLPLNMDDTENDMCARARKFGKRLHGRFHLPVEMVDERLTSFEAKGQVMAEGGSRDYGQHGVDDRAAVLILETWFNQQPRENQ, via the coding sequence ATGCCTGAGCCGGGTAGCCGACGGGTCATGGCGTTTGACTTTGGTACCCGGAGGATCGGCGTGGCCAGCGGTCAGGAAATGCTGGGGGCGGGCCAGTCCGTTGCCATGCTGTCCGCCAGAGACGGGGTGCCGGACTGGGACCGGATCGGCACCTTGCTGGAAGAATGGCAGCCCGACCTGGTACTGGTGGGGTTGCCGCTGAATATGGACGATACTGAAAATGACATGTGCGCCCGGGCGCGCAAATTCGGCAAGCGCCTTCACGGCCGTTTTCATCTGCCGGTGGAAATGGTGGACGAGCGTCTGACCAGTTTTGAAGCCAAGGGGCAGGTCATGGCGGAAGGTGGCAGTCGCGACTATGGTCAACACGGGGTGGACGACCGGGCCGCCGTGCTGATACTTGAAACCTGGTTTAATCAGCAGCCCCGGGAGAACCAATGA
- the pyrR gene encoding bifunctional pyr operon transcriptional regulator/uracil phosphoribosyltransferase PyrR — protein MTQMPDVEQLLKQMEADLRSVLERRGVTEPVVIGIRTGGVWLAEQLNQRLGLSAPLGELDISFYRDDFSRIGLNPKVTPSSLPFDTEGRHIVLVDDVMMSGRTIRAAMNEIFDYGRPASIILATLVDLGARELPIQPDVTGQTLSLSPNQRVKLRGPDPLTIELREFQ, from the coding sequence ATGACACAAATGCCCGATGTAGAACAGCTTCTGAAGCAGATGGAAGCCGACTTGCGCAGCGTCCTTGAGCGCAGGGGAGTCACCGAGCCCGTGGTGATCGGGATCCGAACGGGGGGTGTCTGGCTGGCCGAGCAGCTGAATCAGCGCCTTGGCCTGTCCGCGCCTCTGGGTGAGCTGGACATCTCTTTCTACCGGGATGACTTCAGCCGTATCGGTCTCAATCCGAAAGTGACGCCGTCCAGCCTGCCTTTTGACACCGAGGGCCGACATATCGTGCTGGTCGACGACGTCATGATGAGCGGCCGCACCATCCGGGCGGCGATGAACGAGATCTTCGACTATGGCCGCCCCGCCAGTATCATCCTTGCCACTCTGGTGGATCTGGGTGCAAGGGAGCTGCCCATTCAGCCGGATGTGACCGGGCAGACCCTGTCGCTGTCTCCCAACCAGCGGGTGAAGCTTCGCGGCCCGGATCCGCTGACAATTGAACTCCGGGAATTCCAATAA